The following proteins are co-located in the Flavobacterium sp. CECT 9288 genome:
- a CDS encoding riboflavin synthase: MFTGIIETLGTIQEIQKENSNVHITISSSITNELKIDQSVAHNGVCLTVVAIQDDRYTVTAIDETLQKTNLSHWNTNDIVNLERAMKLGDRLDGHIVQGHVDQVGTCILADETNGSWKYTFEYDSNLNNITIEKGSITVNGVSLTVVDSQKDRFSVAIIPYTYEHTNFNTFTIGTKVNLEFDVIGKYVSRLHGMK, from the coding sequence ATGTTTACAGGAATCATAGAAACACTTGGCACCATCCAAGAAATACAAAAAGAGAATTCTAATGTGCATATTACCATCAGCTCCTCTATTACAAACGAACTTAAAATAGACCAAAGCGTAGCACATAACGGTGTATGCCTAACAGTTGTAGCCATACAAGATGACCGCTATACCGTGACTGCCATAGATGAAACTTTACAAAAAACCAACCTATCTCACTGGAATACAAATGATATTGTAAACCTAGAGCGCGCTATGAAACTGGGCGATAGGCTTGACGGACATATTGTGCAAGGTCACGTTGACCAAGTAGGAACCTGCATTCTAGCCGATGAAACCAACGGGAGCTGGAAATACACATTTGAATACGACAGTAATCTAAATAACATCACAATCGAAAAAGGATCCATAACCGTAAACGGCGTTAGTTTAACCGTAGTAGATTCGCAAAAAGATAGATTTAGTGTTGCCATTATCCCATACACCTATGAGCATACTAACTTCAACACTTTTACAATTGGCACAAAAGTAAATTTAGAATTTGATGTTATTGGTAAATATGTATCCCGACTTCACGGTATGAAATAA
- a CDS encoding hydroxymethylglutaryl-CoA synthase family protein: MKIGIDAITFDVANIHLSIKALAKARNIDPEKLEKGLGLLKMTLPDVHQDVVVFGANALTKLILNHNIDLSEIARIYVGTESSIDNSKPISSFLISLMEQKFGENTLSECDVVDFTFACIGGVDAMQNCIDFVRLNPTKKAIVVTTDFAKYDLNSTGEYTQGAGAVALLITSNPRIIAFGDFWATSTKGVFDFFKPYRTLSKTAITGNETNEAWFDNLESEIEIHKDQPVFDGQYSNQCYMDRTRDAYFSFKKLKKTSQTVYDTWTSIVMHLPYAYQGRRMLGEIYALDASNSTLSRTEETTVYQHKLKEISKSEAYIEFVSKKLQPAELASSLIGNLYTGSIFMGLLSTLTHFYNTKKEISGSVFGFLAYGSGSKSKVFEGTIQAEWKEALERVALFETLEKSFEIDFKTYEKLHKKEQHQSVCSPKNEWVLDRIESEKPNLLGARYYKWVE, encoded by the coding sequence ATGAAGATCGGAATCGATGCCATCACTTTTGATGTTGCAAACATACATTTATCCATTAAAGCTTTGGCGAAAGCCAGAAATATTGACCCTGAAAAACTAGAAAAAGGTCTCGGATTGCTTAAAATGACTCTACCAGATGTTCATCAAGATGTTGTAGTTTTTGGAGCCAATGCCTTGACCAAGTTAATCCTAAACCACAACATTGACCTCAGTGAAATAGCCCGGATTTATGTGGGTACGGAAAGCAGTATAGACAACTCCAAACCTATTAGTTCGTTCTTAATTTCATTGATGGAACAAAAATTTGGCGAAAACACCTTGTCAGAATGCGATGTAGTTGATTTTACTTTTGCTTGCATTGGCGGAGTAGATGCGATGCAAAATTGTATTGATTTTGTTCGACTCAACCCAACTAAAAAAGCCATTGTGGTTACGACTGATTTTGCTAAATACGATTTGAACTCTACCGGCGAATACACCCAAGGTGCGGGAGCTGTTGCCCTATTGATCACTTCAAACCCCAGAATTATCGCTTTTGGAGATTTCTGGGCAACGAGTACCAAAGGTGTTTTTGACTTTTTTAAACCCTACAGAACTTTATCAAAAACTGCCATAACTGGAAATGAAACAAACGAAGCTTGGTTTGATAATTTGGAAAGCGAAATAGAAATACATAAAGATCAACCTGTTTTTGACGGTCAGTATTCCAATCAATGTTACATGGATAGAACCCGAGATGCTTATTTTTCGTTCAAAAAATTAAAAAAAACATCTCAAACGGTTTATGACACATGGACCAGCATTGTCATGCACTTACCTTACGCATATCAAGGCCGCAGAATGCTAGGTGAAATTTATGCTTTGGATGCCTCCAATAGCACTTTATCAAGAACAGAAGAAACTACTGTTTACCAACACAAACTGAAAGAAATCAGCAAAAGTGAAGCCTACATAGAATTTGTGTCTAAAAAATTACAGCCCGCCGAACTAGCTTCGTCGCTGATAGGAAATCTTTATACAGGCTCTATTTTTATGGGCTTATTGTCAACATTAACTCATTTTTACAATACGAAAAAAGAAATTTCCGGAAGTGTATTTGGTTTTCTGGCGTATGGAAGTGGCTCGAAGTCAAAAGTATTTGAAGGAACCATTCAAGCCGAATGGAAAGAAGCACTGGAGCGTGTAGCCTTATTTGAAACCCTCGAAAAGAGTTTTGAAATTGACTTTAAAACTTACGAAAAACTCCATAAAAAAGAACAACACCAAAGTGTTTGTAGCCCAAAAAACGAGTGGGTTTTAGATCGTATTGAAAGCGAAAAACCCAACTTACTGGGAGCTCGTTATTATAAATGGGTGGAGTAA
- a CDS encoding succinate dehydrogenase cytochrome b subunit has protein sequence MAKSSLLKSSIAKKVAMALSGLFLILFLAQHFFINSTSVFSPDTFNSISHFMGNNPLVQFVIQPILIIGVIFHFIMGIVLDLQNKSARPIKYVKNNGAASSSWASRNMIISGLVVLAFMLLHFYDFWIPEMVYKYVEVNPLDETRYFGELQHKFVDPIRTAIYCVSFVLLALHLWHGFNSSFQSVGFNNKYSRSLHKLGYAFAIVVPVGFIFIALFHHFNH, from the coding sequence ATGGCAAAATCTTCATTATTAAAGTCATCGATCGCAAAAAAAGTAGCTATGGCGCTTTCTGGACTTTTCTTAATTTTATTTTTAGCACAACATTTTTTTATAAACAGTACCTCGGTTTTTAGTCCTGATACTTTTAACTCTATTTCTCATTTTATGGGAAATAACCCGTTGGTGCAGTTTGTTATTCAACCTATTCTTATTATAGGTGTTATTTTTCACTTTATTATGGGTATCGTTTTAGATCTTCAAAACAAAAGTGCAAGGCCTATTAAATATGTAAAAAATAATGGTGCAGCTAGTTCATCATGGGCATCACGTAACATGATTATTTCTGGTTTAGTAGTATTGGCTTTTATGCTTTTACACTTTTACGATTTTTGGATTCCAGAAATGGTTTACAAGTATGTAGAGGTAAATCCACTTGATGAGACTCGTTATTTTGGTGAGTTGCAACATAAATTTGTTGATCCTATCCGTACTGCTATTTATTGTGTTTCATTTGTATTATTAGCATTACACTTGTGGCACGGTTTCAACTCTTCATTTCAATCTGTAGGGTTCAACAATAAATACTCTAGATCATTACACAAATTGGGATATGCTTTTGCAATTGTAGTTCCTGTAGGCTTTATTTTCATTGCATTATTTCATCATTTTAATCATTAA
- a CDS encoding succinate dehydrogenase/fumarate reductase iron-sulfur subunit, translating to MKLTLKIWRQANAKAEGKIVEYPLDGIEEDMSFLEMLDVLNEGLIEKGDLPVSFDHDCREGICGSCSLYINGEAHGPDRRVPTCQLHMRMFKDGDTIFIEPFRAKAFPVIKDLVVDRSAFDRIQHAGGFVSVNTSGKPTDANAILIPKHDADRAFDAATCIGCGACVASCKNSSAMLFVSAKVSQYALLPQGKVEAADRVMNMVAQMDAEGFGNCTNTGACEVECPKGISLENIARMNREYLSASLKG from the coding sequence ATGAAACTTACATTAAAAATATGGCGTCAAGCCAACGCCAAAGCAGAAGGTAAAATCGTAGAGTATCCATTAGATGGTATTGAAGAGGACATGTCTTTCCTTGAAATGCTAGATGTGCTTAACGAAGGCTTAATAGAGAAAGGAGATTTACCAGTTTCTTTTGATCACGACTGTCGTGAGGGAATTTGCGGTTCATGTTCTTTGTATATCAATGGTGAAGCACATGGTCCAGATAGACGTGTACCAACTTGTCAATTGCACATGAGAATGTTTAAAGATGGTGATACTATTTTTATCGAGCCATTCAGAGCCAAAGCTTTTCCAGTTATCAAAGATTTAGTTGTTGACAGAAGTGCTTTTGATAGAATTCAACATGCAGGAGGATTTGTATCAGTTAATACTTCAGGAAAACCAACAGATGCTAACGCTATTTTGATTCCTAAACACGATGCTGATAGAGCATTTGATGCTGCTACCTGTATTGGTTGCGGTGCATGTGTTGCAAGTTGTAAAAACTCATCAGCAATGTTGTTCGTTTCTGCAAAAGTATCACAGTATGCTTTATTACCACAAGGTAAAGTTGAGGCCGCTGATCGTGTAATGAACATGGTTGCTCAAATGGATGCTGAAGGTTTTGGTAACTGTACTAATACTGGAGCATGTGAAGTTGAATGTCCAAAAGGTATTTCACTTGAAAACATTGCCAGAATGAATAGAGAATATTTATCGGCTAGTTTAAAAGGATAA
- a CDS encoding fumarate reductase/succinate dehydrogenase flavoprotein subunit — translation MALDSKIPNGPIADKWTNYKNHINLVNPANKRNIDIIVVGTGLAGGSAAATLAELGYNVKTFCFQDSPRRAHSIAAQGGINAAKNYQGDGDSTFRLFYDTVKGGDYRSREANVHRLAEVSVNIIDQCVMQGVPLAREYGGLLDNRSFGGTLVARTFYAKGQTGQQLLLGAYSAMNRQIGRGKIKSYTRHEMQDLVLVDGKARGIIARNLVTGELERHSAHAVVIASGGYGNVFFLSTYAMGSNATAAWKVHKKGAFFANPCYTQIHPTCIPVSGDHQSKLTLMSESLRNDGRIWVPAKLEDAQAIREGKLKPTQIAEADRDYYLERRYPAFGNLVPRDIASRAAKERCDAGFGVNKTGEAVYLDFAAAIERYGKEQAYVKGLDANDKALVTKLGAAIVANKYGNLFQMYEKIVDEDPYTTPMMIYPAVHYTMGGIWVDYNLQTTIPGCFSIGEANFSDHGANRLGASALMQGLADGYFVLPYTIGDYLAPDIKTGKISTDLPEFVEAEKNVKARIDQLINNNGTHSVDYFHKKLGKIMWNKVGMARNAKGLTEAIEEIAALREEFYRDVKVPGDAYSFNQELDKAGRVADFLELGELFAKDALHRNESCGGHFREEYQSEDGEAQRDDENYAYVAAWEYMGKPSEAILHKEPLVYDNVKLVTRSYK, via the coding sequence ATGGCTTTAGATTCAAAAATACCAAATGGTCCAATAGCGGACAAATGGACAAATTATAAAAATCACATCAATTTAGTTAACCCAGCTAACAAACGTAATATTGATATTATTGTTGTTGGAACGGGACTTGCAGGAGGATCTGCTGCTGCAACTTTAGCTGAATTAGGATATAACGTTAAAACTTTTTGCTTTCAAGATTCACCTCGTCGTGCACACTCTATTGCTGCACAAGGTGGTATCAACGCAGCAAAAAACTATCAAGGTGATGGTGACTCTACTTTCCGTTTGTTTTACGATACGGTAAAAGGAGGAGATTACCGCTCTAGAGAAGCAAACGTACATAGACTTGCAGAAGTTTCTGTAAATATTATTGACCAGTGTGTTATGCAAGGTGTGCCATTGGCACGTGAGTACGGTGGTTTGCTTGATAACCGTTCTTTTGGTGGAACATTAGTTGCTAGAACTTTTTATGCAAAAGGTCAAACAGGTCAACAATTATTATTAGGAGCTTATTCTGCTATGAACCGTCAAATAGGTCGTGGTAAGATAAAATCATACACACGTCACGAAATGCAAGATTTAGTTCTTGTTGATGGTAAAGCAAGAGGAATTATTGCTCGTAACTTGGTAACAGGTGAGCTAGAGCGTCACTCTGCACATGCAGTTGTAATTGCTTCTGGAGGTTACGGTAACGTATTTTTCTTGTCAACTTATGCCATGGGAAGTAACGCTACTGCTGCATGGAAAGTGCACAAAAAAGGAGCTTTCTTTGCTAACCCATGCTACACACAAATTCACCCAACTTGTATCCCAGTTTCTGGTGATCACCAGTCTAAATTGACTTTGATGTCTGAGTCATTACGTAATGATGGACGTATTTGGGTACCTGCAAAATTAGAAGATGCACAAGCTATTCGTGAAGGTAAATTGAAACCGACACAAATCGCCGAAGCTGACAGAGATTATTATTTAGAGCGTCGTTACCCAGCATTTGGTAACTTAGTGCCTAGAGATATCGCTTCGCGCGCAGCCAAAGAGAGATGTGATGCTGGTTTTGGTGTGAACAAAACTGGTGAAGCAGTTTACTTAGATTTTGCAGCAGCAATTGAGCGTTACGGTAAAGAACAAGCGTATGTTAAAGGTCTTGATGCCAATGACAAAGCGTTAGTAACAAAATTAGGAGCTGCTATTGTGGCTAATAAATACGGAAACTTATTCCAAATGTATGAGAAAATCGTTGATGAGGATCCATACACAACTCCAATGATGATTTATCCAGCAGTACACTATACTATGGGTGGTATTTGGGTTGATTATAACTTACAAACTACAATTCCTGGCTGTTTCAGTATTGGAGAAGCTAACTTCTCTGATCACGGAGCAAACCGTCTTGGAGCTTCGGCTTTAATGCAAGGTTTAGCTGATGGATACTTTGTATTGCCATACACAATAGGTGATTATTTAGCACCAGACATTAAAACAGGAAAAATTTCTACTGATTTACCTGAATTTGTTGAAGCTGAGAAAAATGTAAAAGCACGTATTGATCAGTTAATTAATAATAACGGTACGCATTCTGTTGATTATTTCCATAAGAAACTTGGAAAAATCATGTGGAACAAAGTGGGTATGGCGCGTAACGCAAAAGGATTAACTGAAGCAATCGAAGAAATTGCAGCTTTAAGAGAAGAGTTTTACAGAGATGTAAAAGTTCCTGGAGATGCATACAGTTTCAACCAAGAGCTTGATAAAGCTGGTCGTGTTGCTGATTTCTTAGAGTTAGGAGAGTTGTTTGCTAAAGATGCATTGCACCGTAACGAATCTTGTGGAGGTCACTTCCGTGAAGAATACCAATCTGAGGATGGTGAAGCACAACGAGACGATGAGAACTATGCTTATGTTGCAGCATGGGAATACATGGGTAAACCAAGTGAGGCTATACTTCATAAGGAACCTTTAGTCTATGACAATGTTAAACTAGTAACGCGTAGTTATAAATAG
- a CDS encoding nitrilase family protein, whose translation MKIAFIQAPLSWENPLENRVYFESKINEIQLDVQIIVLPEMFTSGFTMNPERVAEGMQGETLTWLKQLASNRNCAFMGSLVITEDDHFFNRFVFVAPSGKVEYYDKKHLFTLSGENIAYVAGKEKCIIDYLGWKICPLICYDLRFPVFSRNTEDYHLLVYVASWPKTRVNAWDILLQARAVENMCYTLGVNRLGTDGNGYEYVGHSQAVDFLGHYLQEPTQMEGSFVVKLNKEKLVETRQKLGFLNDRDTFELKDN comes from the coding sequence ATGAAAATAGCCTTCATTCAAGCTCCGTTATCATGGGAAAACCCTTTGGAAAACCGTGTGTATTTCGAATCCAAAATCAATGAAATACAACTTGATGTACAAATAATAGTCTTGCCAGAGATGTTTACTAGTGGTTTTACCATGAATCCTGAACGTGTTGCTGAAGGTATGCAGGGTGAAACATTAACTTGGTTAAAACAACTTGCTTCCAATAGAAATTGTGCTTTTATGGGTAGTCTCGTGATCACAGAGGATGATCATTTTTTTAACAGGTTCGTTTTTGTTGCGCCTTCTGGAAAGGTAGAGTATTATGACAAGAAACATTTGTTTACATTGTCGGGTGAAAACATAGCCTATGTAGCAGGTAAAGAAAAGTGTATTATTGACTATTTAGGTTGGAAAATTTGTCCTTTAATCTGTTATGATTTGCGTTTTCCTGTTTTTTCCAGAAATACAGAGGATTATCACTTATTAGTTTATGTAGCTAGCTGGCCCAAAACAAGGGTAAATGCTTGGGATATTTTACTTCAGGCGCGAGCTGTTGAGAATATGTGTTATACTTTAGGAGTTAACAGATTAGGAACTGATGGAAATGGGTATGAATACGTAGGGCATTCTCAAGCCGTAGATTTTTTAGGTCATTATTTACAAGAACCTACCCAAATGGAAGGTTCTTTTGTCGTAAAATTAAATAAGGAAAAGTTAGTTGAAACGAGACAAAAACTAGGTTTTCTCAATGATCGAGACACATTTGAACTAAAAGATAACTAA
- a CDS encoding helix-turn-helix domain-containing protein, which produces MNIEKDYIKLIFGLKLKQARTAKNLSLFGLAKITALSKSYLNEIEKGKKYPKTDKIILLAEKLDVTYDHMVSLKLDNNLAPIGEILKSGILKEIPLELFGIQEADLIDIIANAPAKVNAFISTIIEIAQHYNLTRESFFLAALRSYQEAHNNYFEDLEEKVLLFCKAFHVDLTTNISITELKAILVEEYGYTIQELIFTEHEALGDLRSIFVPSSKTLLLSNDIDEGQKAFILAKEIAYNYMEIKERLYTFSWIKFDNFDQVLNNFYASYFAGALLLPRQHLIDELNVFLALENPKPQQMVQLMNQFNVSPESFYQRLTNILPKDFNLKNLFFLRLSHQKGTDTYQIKKELHITNQQEPHANEMNEHYCRRWVSIRTIEESIKQGKNHFFDAQISSYENSKNEYLVFSSATPDPFKTDCIRSISVGILMTAGMKKKFKFIENESLKKQIVGVTCETCAVKDCLERASPPIQLEQKIRNENTEAIVQKYMTKFS; this is translated from the coding sequence ATGAACATAGAGAAAGATTATATCAAGCTTATTTTTGGGCTTAAACTCAAGCAAGCACGTACGGCTAAAAATTTGTCTTTATTTGGTTTAGCCAAAATCACAGCGCTCTCCAAATCGTATTTGAACGAAATTGAGAAAGGAAAGAAATATCCTAAAACCGATAAGATTATTTTACTGGCTGAAAAATTAGATGTTACTTATGATCACATGGTTTCGTTGAAACTGGATAATAATTTGGCACCTATTGGTGAAATACTAAAATCAGGAATTTTAAAAGAGATTCCGCTGGAGCTGTTTGGAATTCAAGAAGCTGATTTAATTGATATTATTGCCAATGCACCTGCTAAGGTCAATGCTTTTATAAGTACCATTATTGAAATTGCGCAACACTATAACCTTACCAGAGAAAGTTTTTTCTTGGCAGCGCTTCGTTCTTATCAAGAGGCGCACAATAATTATTTTGAAGATTTAGAGGAGAAAGTTCTTTTGTTTTGTAAAGCGTTTCATGTAGACTTAACCACTAATATTTCTATCACAGAGCTTAAGGCTATTCTTGTTGAAGAATATGGATATACCATACAAGAGTTGATTTTTACAGAGCACGAAGCTTTGGGTGATTTACGTTCCATTTTTGTACCCTCTAGTAAAACTTTGTTGCTATCAAACGATATTGATGAAGGACAAAAAGCGTTTATTTTAGCTAAAGAAATTGCATACAACTACATGGAAATCAAGGAGCGATTGTATACTTTTAGTTGGATAAAATTTGATAATTTTGACCAGGTGTTGAATAATTTTTACGCCTCTTATTTTGCTGGTGCTTTGCTGTTACCGCGTCAACATCTTATAGACGAGCTAAATGTATTCTTAGCTCTAGAAAATCCTAAACCACAACAAATGGTTCAGTTGATGAACCAGTTTAATGTATCTCCTGAGTCTTTTTACCAACGCTTGACTAATATTTTACCAAAAGATTTTAATCTCAAAAATTTGTTTTTCTTACGACTTTCGCACCAAAAAGGAACGGATACTTATCAGATAAAAAAGGAGTTACACATCACTAATCAGCAGGAGCCGCATGCTAATGAAATGAACGAGCATTACTGCCGGAGATGGGTTTCTATACGTACGATTGAAGAATCTATAAAGCAGGGAAAAAATCACTTTTTTGATGCCCAAATCTCTAGTTACGAAAACAGTAAAAATGAGTATCTCGTTTTCTCGTCAGCAACTCCAGATCCTTTTAAAACAGATTGTATCCGAAGTATTTCTGTTGGAATATTGATGACAGCAGGAATGAAGAAAAAGTTTAAGTTCATCGAAAATGAGTCGCTAAAAAAACAAATTGTAGGTGTTACTTGTGAAACGTGTGCCGTAAAAGATTGTTTAGAACGTGCTTCGCCTCCTATTCAATTGGAACAAAAAATTAGGAATGAAAACACCGAAGCTATTGTCCAGAAATACATGACGAAGTTTAGTTAA
- the mce gene encoding methylmalonyl-CoA epimerase: MRKIEHIGIAVKDLEVSNLVFEKLFGAPAYKFEEVLSEGVTTSFFQSGPNKIELLAATHPDSPIAKFLEKKGEGIHHIAFDVADIESEITRLKQEGFVVLNETPKKGADNKLVVFLHPKSTNGVLIELCQEIQ, encoded by the coding sequence ATGAGAAAAATAGAACACATAGGAATTGCTGTAAAAGATTTAGAGGTATCTAACTTGGTTTTTGAAAAACTGTTTGGAGCTCCCGCCTATAAATTTGAAGAAGTGTTGAGCGAAGGCGTTACTACTTCATTCTTTCAGAGCGGACCTAATAAGATTGAACTACTAGCTGCAACTCATCCGGATAGTCCAATAGCTAAGTTTTTAGAGAAAAAAGGCGAAGGGATTCATCATATTGCTTTTGATGTAGCAGATATTGAGTCAGAAATTACTCGATTAAAGCAAGAAGGCTTTGTGGTTCTTAATGAAACTCCAAAAAAAGGAGCTGATAACAAGTTAGTTGTGTTTTTACATCCTAAAAGTACTAATGGTGTTTTAATAGAATTGTGTCAAGAAATACAATAA
- a CDS encoding Ig-like domain-containing protein, whose translation MLKNNLKYTIFLIAILLASCAKRGNITGGLKDTIAPVLKISFPKNFSTNFTGNKIQLVFDENIKLKNLNKQLIISPPMKNEPLVLPTTPTKTLTITLKDTLQPNTTYSLNFGQSIADNNEENPLNQFKYVFSTGATIDSLQLGGTIKSALDKEVESFVSVMLYEVNEKFNDSVIYKQNPRYITNTLDSLKTFKLENLKAGKYLLVALKDYNNNNKFDPKKDKIGFVKEFISVPNDTLYELEIFKEKLPFKAVKPVQAAGNKLIMGFEGTLNNIKDLPKLTLKDNTTEINHLVTKYPKKDSLQIWYKPIKTDSLKLFVKKDKYETNFTFKIKDQKKDTLNITPLQMGDLKFREQFTLEASTPLINIVNEKITLLDKNKKSIPFKTEYDVYNQRLYFDFKKEPSENYVITVLPEAFTDFFEKKNDTLTFKFTTRNTSDYGNLSVNLQKVKSFPVLIELTNTKGDVLASEYTTENSTVNFNLIEPAQYTLRATYDTNKNGKWDQGNFLNKLQAEEVIYFSKEIDVRANWDVNQLFDLSIPYTPEIKKKVTNKK comes from the coding sequence ATGTTGAAAAACAATCTCAAATACACAATTTTTTTAATTGCAATACTCCTTGCTAGTTGTGCAAAAAGAGGAAATATAACTGGAGGACTCAAAGACACTATTGCGCCAGTGCTAAAGATTAGTTTTCCTAAAAATTTCAGCACTAATTTCACAGGAAACAAAATCCAATTGGTGTTTGACGAAAATATCAAATTGAAAAACTTAAATAAGCAACTTATCATTTCTCCACCCATGAAAAATGAACCGCTTGTTCTTCCTACTACGCCTACAAAAACGTTAACAATTACGCTCAAAGATACTTTACAACCTAACACAACATACAGCCTAAACTTCGGTCAAAGTATTGCTGATAATAACGAAGAGAACCCACTAAACCAGTTTAAATACGTGTTCTCTACAGGAGCAACCATTGATTCTTTGCAACTAGGAGGAACCATAAAAAGCGCCCTTGACAAAGAGGTAGAATCTTTCGTTTCGGTTATGCTGTATGAAGTAAACGAAAAATTTAATGACTCTGTAATTTACAAACAAAACCCAAGATACATTACAAATACTCTTGATAGTTTGAAAACTTTCAAATTAGAAAACCTTAAAGCTGGTAAATATTTACTTGTAGCGCTTAAGGACTACAATAACAATAATAAATTTGACCCTAAAAAAGACAAGATTGGGTTTGTAAAAGAATTTATATCTGTACCAAACGATACGCTTTATGAACTCGAGATCTTCAAAGAAAAGCTACCATTTAAGGCTGTTAAACCAGTACAAGCTGCTGGAAATAAACTTATAATGGGTTTTGAAGGAACACTAAACAACATAAAGGATTTACCTAAATTAACACTGAAAGACAATACTACCGAAATAAATCACTTGGTTACCAAATATCCAAAGAAGGATTCACTACAAATATGGTATAAACCTATAAAAACAGATTCCTTAAAGCTTTTTGTAAAAAAAGACAAGTATGAAACCAACTTTACTTTTAAAATTAAGGATCAAAAAAAAGATACTTTAAATATTACTCCTTTACAAATGGGCGACTTGAAATTCAGAGAGCAGTTTACTCTTGAAGCTAGTACGCCATTAATTAATATTGTAAACGAAAAAATAACTTTATTGGATAAAAACAAAAAATCGATTCCGTTTAAAACAGAATATGACGTATACAATCAACGCTTGTATTTTGACTTTAAAAAAGAACCTTCAGAAAACTACGTAATAACCGTTTTACCTGAAGCTTTTACTGATTTTTTTGAAAAAAAGAATGACACCTTAACCTTTAAATTCACTACCCGAAATACCTCAGATTATGGAAATTTGAGTGTGAATCTTCAAAAAGTAAAAAGCTTCCCTGTACTTATTGAGCTCACCAATACAAAAGGTGATGTACTAGCCTCTGAATATACTACAGAAAACAGCACTGTCAATTTCAATTTAATAGAACCTGCACAATATACACTTAGAGCCACTTATGACACCAATAAAAACGGCAAGTGGGATCAGGGTAATTTCCTGAACAAACTCCAAGCCGAAGAAGTAATTTATTTTTCAAAAGAAATAGATGTTCGTGCCAATTGGGATGTTAATCAACTCTTTGATTTAAGTATTCCGTACACCCCCGAAATTAAAAAGAAAGTAACAAACAAAAAATAA